A genome region from Streptomyces antimycoticus includes the following:
- a CDS encoding NAD(P)/FAD-dependent oxidoreductase translates to MTSPDTPPATVTIVGGGVVGLACAHYLSAAGLRVTVLERDRLGSGASRGNAGEVCPDLVEPLAAPGVIGTALRGLHRPDSALAIHPPAGAELLRFLVRFGLRATSRHYTRGAAALGALAKGTFGLFEELEAAGVDGEAHKDGFLFAFPSREYAAEALAAFRRLDAPIAPGGVLEGTRLAEAEPSLTDGARAGFVVERQWSLDPSLFVDRLAERLRGQGAELVEGARVSGVTDRGGRTEVRTSAGTYRSDAVVIAAGVWSRELVRGLGLDVDLVAGKGYSFSVAAEPPPSRLVHLGAAKVVLTPMGKRVRVAGTMEFERDADRFRQRRIEAIVAAARPYLRHADWGDRQEEWVGPRPMTPDGLPLIGPVPGHPRVLLATGHNMLGLMLAPATGRLVAGLLTGTADSGLSSAFAPVRSVRRYSWRVRATRGQ, encoded by the coding sequence GCGGCGCCTCCCGCGGCAACGCCGGGGAGGTCTGCCCCGACCTGGTCGAACCGCTGGCCGCGCCCGGTGTCATCGGTACGGCGCTGCGCGGGCTGCACCGTCCGGACAGCGCGCTGGCGATCCACCCGCCGGCCGGTGCCGAACTGCTGCGGTTCCTGGTCCGGTTCGGGCTGCGGGCCACCTCGCGCCACTACACGCGCGGGGCCGCCGCCCTCGGCGCGCTCGCGAAGGGCACCTTCGGACTCTTCGAGGAGCTGGAGGCGGCCGGTGTCGACGGGGAGGCGCACAAGGACGGCTTCCTGTTCGCCTTCCCCTCCCGCGAGTACGCCGCCGAGGCGCTGGCCGCCTTCCGCCGGCTGGACGCCCCCATCGCGCCCGGCGGGGTGCTGGAGGGGACCCGGCTCGCGGAGGCGGAGCCCTCGCTCACCGACGGCGCGCGGGCGGGGTTCGTGGTGGAGCGCCAGTGGTCGCTCGACCCCTCGCTCTTCGTGGACCGGCTCGCCGAGCGGCTGCGCGGCCAGGGTGCCGAACTGGTCGAGGGCGCCCGGGTGTCGGGCGTCACGGACCGGGGCGGCCGCACCGAGGTGCGCACCTCGGCCGGGACGTACCGGAGCGACGCGGTGGTCATCGCCGCGGGCGTCTGGTCGCGCGAGCTGGTCCGCGGACTCGGCCTGGACGTCGACCTGGTGGCGGGCAAGGGGTACAGCTTCTCCGTGGCGGCCGAACCGCCGCCCTCCCGCCTGGTCCACCTCGGCGCGGCCAAGGTGGTGCTCACTCCGATGGGCAAGCGGGTCCGGGTCGCCGGGACGATGGAGTTCGAGCGCGACGCCGACCGGTTCCGGCAGCGGCGCATCGAGGCCATCGTCGCCGCCGCGCGCCCGTATCTGCGCCATGCCGACTGGGGCGACCGCCAGGAGGAGTGGGTGGGTCCGCGTCCCATGACCCCCGACGGGCTGCCGCTGATCGGCCCGGTGCCCGGCCATCCCCGGGTGCTGCTGGCGACCGGTCACAACATGCTGGGGCTGATGCTCGCGCCGGCCACCGGCCGGCTGGTGGCCGGACTACTGACGGGTACGGCGGATTCCGGTCTTTCCTCCGCTTTTGCCCCGGTACGGAGCGTTCGCCGCTATTCTTGGCGTGTACGCGCCACCCGCGGCCAGTGA